A stretch of the Helicoverpa zea isolate HzStark_Cry1AcR chromosome 15, ilHelZeax1.1, whole genome shotgun sequence genome encodes the following:
- the LOC124637183 gene encoding actin cytoskeleton-regulatory complex protein PAN1-like, translating into MANVTQEKQDENKIINKVNQERINTWRNNIELQKALSLKNVDKVDFRRNTGLVGMKIMPKVIKNGGVDAASKTIKSRKRAKTNLKDKMNAETGLSLVHKDLQEIPSLKGNSFICQPQISNSKQDTVVEKHNSSHITISKNVPQHISKPPENVAPPTFPKSNEIIDLSSETKHTKSLSISDNKINVLNEKDRNLGTVEQVKQVISSKPTDKVLTSNVRDIKKTNKYKFEQMKNLNKAVVSSPTLNNDLVPKLGQDDTKEMKHTKQKRNKNDNTQSKIIKSDKKPNKKVEKQKSEPKSPILPCSTLPKKPKPKCLEEVPNKSSKSDASTKNLNAIIGKLTSLKYSNEQNLFPPKEPSAVLHNSDNSIKQALQFQCTLTKPSQERGNDKTLKSSEKLVKNCTDVHKINNKTSSLQNTQAIPSIISTKSSVEQKKLSDKVIHNVSIKPSINNAPVMNPATIHKSKPIPVVTPSNAPKPKSISEKYKKIIKSLDPEFVDKNKVDHSVSKGKINFFSVQNRYASAIILKPNQQTNRPVGNPAERSMQAVPNSHIQKPNAMSIPVHTQQRYQDLQHIYPQYYQSSPTGRYQNNYPGSGVNPVPHQFLPPHDNLQQNNPPQPFYQGRWLPQNLLPPPPPPPPPPPPLPAPPSGSILPSSNTVDPIQYDPYLNPSKCPPISNLRQMPNTFPQKSVNNLLTKSSSIIGVNNAGLVKKINIVAVPAAKHIKNRKETAEEVKTFQVLTPPNEPEIVATKTEMLEELDKVTFVDDLSCDGYKENSLDVSIMSSKSGRFESLKLSVNKNDQDLKRQRKGYSPPILPIPTYKKVLDDVASKSQSCNKVPPLTAVGDPRLYLQNESKPLRAEVKKTNKRKLNHAFNKPNDAKRKDDAKKISLEEYKKRICKTDNKPAQINKKVCKENFRHKSKHNHRENSTDTDLGYDSDTTVVL; encoded by the coding sequence ATGGCGAATGTTACTCAAGAAAAACAAGacgagaataaaataataaacaaagttaatcAAGAAAGAATTAATACTTGGAGAAACAATATCGAATTACAAAAAGCTTTGAGTTTAAAAAACGTGGACAAAGTTGACTTCAGGCGTAACACAGGATTAGTGGGCATGAAAATAATGCCGAAAGTCATTAAAAATGGAGGGGTGGATGCTGcttctaaaacaataaaaagtagaaaacgagctaaaactaatttaaaagataaaatgaaTGCTGAAACAGGTTTAAGTTTAGTTCATAAAGATTTGCAGGAAATACCTAGCCTAAAaggaaatagttttatttgccAGCCTCAAATTAGTAATAGTAAACAAGATACTGTAGTAGAAAAACATAACTCTAGTCATATTACTATTTCTAAAAATGTGCCCCAACATATTAGCAAACCGCCAGAAAACGTTGCGCCGCCAACCTTTCCAAAATCGAATGAAATCATTGATTTGTCTTCTGAAACTAAGCACACTAAAAGTTTATCTATTTCtgataacaaaattaatgtattgaACGAAAAAGATCGTAATTTAGGAACAGTTGAGCAGGTAAAACAGGTAATATCGTCTAAGCCTACCGATAAAGTCCTTACGTCAAACGTTAGGGATATcaaaaagacaaataaatataaatttgaACAAATGAAAAACCTAAACAAGGCAGTTGTTAGCTCCCCAACATTAAATAACGATCTGGTACCAAAACTAGGACAGGATGATACCAAAGAAATGAAGCAcaccaaacaaaaaagaaacaaaaatgataatacgcaaagtaaaattattaaatctgaTAAGAAACCTAACAAAAAAGTCGAAAAACAGAAAAGTGAACCAAAATCTCCTATTTTACCGTGTAGTACTCTACCAAAGAAACCAAAACCTAAGTGCCTAGAAGAAGTTCCTAATAAATCCAGCAAGTCTGATGCTAGTACCAAAAATTTGAATGCAATTATTGGTAAACTTACAagcttaaaatattcaaatgaacaGAATTTGTTTCCGCCAAAAGAACCATCCGCAGTTTTACACAATTCTGATAATTCTATTAAACAGGCTTTACAATTTCAGTGTACTTTAACAAAACCTAGTCAAGAACGTGGAAATGATAAGACTTTAAAATCTTCAGAGAAGCTAGTGAAAAATTGCACTGAtgttcataaaattaataacaaaacttCCAGTCTTCAAAATACTCAGGCCATACCTTCTATCATTAGTACAAAAAGTTCAGTTGAACAAAAGAAATTGTCTGATAAGGTGATTCATAATGTTAGTATAAAACCTTCTATAAACAATGCCCCGGTAATGAATCCTGCGACAATCCATAAAAGCAAGCCTATTCCCGTGGTTACACCATCTAATGCTCCTAAACCAAAAAGCAtttctgaaaaatataaaaaaattattaaatcccTTGATCCTGAAtttgtagataaaaataaagtagacCATTCAGTCAGTAAGGgtaaaattaactttttctcTGTGCAAAATAGATATGCATCTGCTATAATCTTAAAGCCTAATCAACAAACAAACCGTCCAGTTGGAAACCCAGCGGAACGTTCTATGCAAGCCGTACCAAATAGCCATATACAAAAACCCAACGCGATGTCTATCCCTGTCCATACACAACAACGCTATCAAGATCTTCAACATATCTATCCTCAATATTACCAATCTTCTCCTACGGGaagatatcaaaataattatccAGGTTCCGGTGTAAACCCGGTCCCACATCAGTTTCTACCACCACATGATAATTTACAACAGAATAATCCACCGCAACCCTTTTACCAAGGTCGTTGGTTGCCACAGAACTTACTGCCTCCACCTCCACCTCCTCCCCCTCCACCGCCGCCACTCCCAGCTCCTCCATCAGGCTCTATTTTGCCAAGCAGTAATACCGTTGATCCAATTCAATATGATCCTTATTTAAACCCATCCAAATGTCCACCGATATCAAACTTAAGACAGATGCCAAATACTTTCCCTCAAAAATCAGTTAATAACCTGCTGACTAAGAGTAGTAGTATAATTGGGGTAAATAACGCAGGATTGGTAAAAAAGATTAACATTGTTGCTGTACCTGCtgcaaaacatattaaaaacagAAAAGAAACCGCAGAAGAAGTTAAAACTTTCCAAGTTTTGACTCCTCCTAACGAACCAGAAATAGTTGCAACAAAGACAGAAATGTTGGAAGAATTAGATAAAGTAACGTTTGTAGACGATTTGAGTTGTGACGGTTACAAAGAAAATAGTTTAGACGTATCAATAATGTCGAGTAAATCTGGCAGGTTTGAGTCCTTAAAGTTGTCAGTGAACAAAAACGACCAAGACCTAAAGCGACAAAGAAAAGGATATTCACCTCCAATTTTACCCATTCCAACGTATAAAAAGGTTTTGGACGACGTAGCTTCAAAGTCACAATCATGTAACAAAGTGCCACCATTAACTGCCGTAGGAGATCCGAGACTGTATCTACAAAATGAAAGCAAACCTTTGCGGGCAGAAGTTAAAAAGACTAACAAAAGGAAACTAAACCATGCATTTAATAAACCTAATGACGCTAAACGAAAAGATGATGCCAAAAAGATTTCTTtagaagaatataaaaaaagaatatgtAAGACTGATAATAAACCtgcacaaattaataaaaaagtctGTAAAGAAAACTTTAGACATAAGTCAAAACATAATCATAGAGAAAACAGTACAGACACTGATCTCGGTTATGATTCGGATACTACAGTCGTATTGTGA
- the LOC124637027 gene encoding uncharacterized protein LOC124637027 gives MDVPSLKETHPQKHYFKTLCKFIYYLGMGDLWYEKTEVSDKKKKLYSAWRIIMNGYILIVLLDELLAYARKDLTDREKNDLVQFTFAHPLIYCKVLPLYIWQDRIKDVMERLLEGSRSTFHSLELEKLSVKQYTRHCLTLTTVSYVTLVSASIEGIRLHFIEDIPIRTEVVYFPNPSHTGFIINIIRFFIEFHWYCIVAMMVTTDCLALCSLLTVGHKFRVLRLYFQNLRERTLEKKGDKTKAQLEEEFIQGFVVGIKLHTDALWCARNVQKSMSPLYSVQVTESVALLVMCLVKMVVAERNFTYLVANFAFISCLIVLTGSYMMAAGDITHEASLVGTSIFHSGWEHCHCRSDLRALAVVALQMSQVPVYMTAFGVITLSYSNFISVIRSSYSFFAVMY, from the exons ATGGACGTCCCTTCGTTGAAAGAAACTCACCCTCAGAAGCATTATTTCAAAACTCTGtgcaagtttatttattacctaggtATGGGGGACCTTTGGTACGAAAAAACCGAAGTTTCAGACAAAAAGAAGAAACTATATTCAGCTTGGAGAATAATTATGAATGGGTATATCCTCATTGTCTTGCTTGATGAACTTCTGGCTTATGCTCGTAAAGACTTGACGGACAGAGAAAAGAATGACCTGGTACAATTTACTTTTGCCCATCCCTTGATATACTGCAAAGTGCTACCGTTGTATATCTGGCAGGATCGCATCAAGGACGTTATGGAACGTCTTCTGGAAGGTTCTAGATCAACGTTTCATTCTCTGGAGCTGGAGAAATTGTCTGTCAAACAGTATACGAGGCACTGCTTAACTTTGACGACAGTTTCTTATGTCACTCTGGTTTCTGCTTCCATTGAAGGCATAAGGCTTCATTTTATAGAAG ACATCCCAATTCGCACAGAAGTAGTCTACTTCCCCAATCCATCTCACACGGGCTTCATCATCAATATCATTCGATTCTTCATCGAGTTCCACTGGTATTGCATCGTCGCCATGATGGTGACCACCGACTGTCTAGCCCTGTGTTCTCTTTTGACTGTAGGCCATAAGTTCAGGGTATTAAGGTTGTATTTCCAAAACCTGAGGGAAAGGACTTTGGAGAAAAAAGGGGATAAGACGAAGGCACAGCTTGAGGAGGAGTTTATACAGGGTTTCGTGGTTGGGATTAAATTGCATACTGATGCTTTGTG GTGTGCCCGTAACGTGCAGAAGTCTATGAGTCCTTTGTACAGCGTCCAAGTTACGGAAAGCGTTGCCTTACTCGTCATGTGCCTCGTAAAAATGGTG gtgGCAGAACGTAATTTCACGTACCTAGTAGCGAACTTCGCATTCATCAGTTGTCTTATAGTACTGACTGGATCTTACATGATGGCTGCCGGAGACATCACTCATGAG GCTTCACTAGTAGGCACGTCGATATTCCACAGCGGTTGGGAGCACTGCCACTGCCGGTCTGATCTCCGAGCGCTGGCTGTAGTGGCACTGCAAATGAGTCAGGTGCCAGTCTACATGACTGCCTTTGGAGTCATCACTTTGTCCTATTCTAATTTTATATCG